A genomic stretch from Bacillus sp. N1-1 includes:
- the rbsC gene encoding ribose ABC transporter permease RbsC has translation MNNAMKTNHVGNVMQKLGPLLGLLVLVATVSILNPSFLEPLNLLNLLRQVAINALIAYGMTFVILTGGIDLSVGSILALSSALMAGMMVSGIDPILAILIGSLLGAVMGMVNGLLITKGKMAPFIATLATMTLFRGLTLVYTDGNPITGLGDSYAFQLFGRGYFLGIPVPAITMLLSFAVLWVILHKTPFGRKTYAIGGNEKAALISGIKVNRMKVMIYSLAGLLSALAGAILTSRLNSAQPTAGTSYELDAIAAVVLGGTSLSGGRGLIIGTLIGALIIGTLNNGLNLLGVSSFFQMVVKGVVIIIAVLIDRKKAA, from the coding sequence ATGAATAATGCGATGAAAACAAATCATGTTGGGAATGTGATGCAAAAGCTAGGACCACTATTAGGTTTACTAGTGCTTGTTGCAACCGTTTCCATCTTAAATCCAAGTTTTTTAGAACCACTTAATTTATTGAATTTACTTCGACAAGTGGCAATCAATGCGCTTATCGCTTACGGGATGACATTTGTTATTTTAACAGGCGGAATTGACTTATCGGTTGGTTCGATTTTAGCACTCTCAAGTGCACTGATGGCTGGCATGATGGTGTCAGGAATTGACCCGATTTTGGCAATACTCATTGGTTCATTGCTTGGAGCTGTCATGGGTATGGTGAATGGACTGTTGATTACGAAAGGAAAAATGGCTCCGTTTATCGCGACGCTTGCAACGATGACTTTATTCCGGGGATTAACGCTCGTCTATACAGATGGGAACCCGATTACGGGGCTTGGCGATAGCTATGCTTTCCAGCTTTTCGGAAGAGGCTATTTCCTTGGTATTCCAGTGCCGGCGATCACGATGTTACTATCATTCGCTGTTCTCTGGGTGATTTTGCATAAAACACCGTTTGGTCGAAAAACGTATGCCATCGGTGGAAATGAGAAAGCTGCTCTTATCTCAGGTATTAAAGTGAATCGCATGAAAGTGATGATTTATTCTCTAGCTGGACTACTTTCAGCTTTAGCAGGAGCGATTTTAACGTCGAGACTGAACTCAGCACAACCAACTGCAGGGACATCGTACGAGCTTGATGCAATCGCGGCAGTCGTGCTTGGCGGAACAAGCCTTTCCGGAGGTCGAGGTTTAATTATTGGAACATTAATCGGTGCACTAATTATTGGTACGTTAAATAACGGCTTAAATTTGCTTGGTGTATCTTCTTTCTTCCAGATGGTTGTCAAAGGTGTTGTTATTATCATTGCTGTCTTGATTGATCGTAAAAAAGCAGCGTAG
- the rbsB gene encoding ribose ABC transporter substrate-binding protein RbsB yields MKKLLPFLLSLSLLVLGACSLQPPEWAKPSQETDIKDIKIGLSVSTLNNPFFVSMKDGVEAEAKEKGMDIVVVDAQNDAAKQISDVEDLIQQGVDVLLINPTDSAAISTAVQSANSLGIPVVTLDRSAEKGDVATLVSSDNEKGGEMAGEFLVEQLGEGAKIAELEGVPGASATRERGQGFHNIADEKLDVVAKQTANFDRTEGLNTMENLLQGNPDIEAVFAHNDEMALGALQAIQSSGKDILVVGFDGNEDAINSIQDGKLSATVAQQPEEIGSLAVQAGVDVLKGNEVDETIPVPLKLVTE; encoded by the coding sequence ATGAAAAAGTTATTGCCATTCCTGCTCAGTTTGTCATTGCTTGTGCTTGGAGCGTGTTCGCTTCAGCCGCCTGAATGGGCAAAGCCGAGTCAGGAAACAGACATAAAAGATATTAAAATCGGTTTATCCGTATCAACGTTAAATAATCCCTTTTTCGTATCGATGAAAGATGGAGTAGAAGCTGAAGCGAAAGAAAAAGGCATGGACATTGTTGTCGTAGATGCGCAAAATGATGCGGCAAAACAAATTAGCGATGTAGAAGATCTGATTCAGCAGGGTGTCGATGTCTTATTGATTAATCCAACTGATTCAGCAGCGATTTCGACGGCTGTTCAATCAGCGAATAGCCTGGGTATTCCTGTTGTTACACTCGATCGCTCTGCCGAGAAAGGCGATGTAGCCACTCTTGTTTCTTCGGATAATGAAAAAGGCGGAGAGATGGCTGGCGAGTTTTTAGTTGAGCAGTTAGGAGAAGGGGCAAAAATAGCTGAGCTTGAAGGTGTACCAGGCGCATCCGCTACTCGTGAACGTGGTCAGGGATTCCATAACATTGCTGACGAGAAGCTTGATGTTGTTGCTAAGCAAACGGCTAACTTCGATCGTACAGAAGGATTGAATACAATGGAAAATTTGCTTCAAGGGAACCCAGATATTGAAGCTGTGTTTGCCCACAATGATGAAATGGCACTTGGTGCTCTTCAAGCCATACAAAGCTCTGGAAAAGACATTCTCGTTGTTGGTTTTGATGGAAATGAAGATGCGATTAATAGTATTCAAGATGGGAAGCTATCAGCGACTGTTGCACAGCAACCTGAAGAAATTGGTTCACTCGCCGTTCAAGCTGGTGTCGATGTGCTTAAAGGAAATGAAGTGGATGAAACGATCCCAGTTCCGCTAAAACTAGTAACAGAATAG
- a CDS encoding sugar ABC transporter ATP-binding protein: MQISMRDIHKAFGANKVLEGVNIDIQNAEVHALMGENGAGKSTLMNILTGLHKKDHGTIVIDGKERVFDNPKEAEENGVAFIHQELNIWPELTVLENLFINKEPVTSFGLIHTKKMKAIANEQFNKLAISIPLYQEAGKCSVGEQQMIEIAKALMTDAKVIIMDEPTAALTEREIQTLFQVIRSLKKSGVSIVYISHRMEEIFTICDSITVMRDGKTVDTKAIPDTNFDEVVRKMVGRELTDRFPERSPKPGETMLEVKGLGRNGVFENVNFSVRSGEIVGVSGLMGAGRTEVMRTIFGLDGKYTGDIFISGKKVVIKNPSQAVQLGLGFITEDRKEEGLVLDFSLKDNIALPSLYSFAPKGLINEKSELDFVELLIKRLTIKTESARTSAKNLSGGNQQKVVIAKWIGIGPKVLILDEPTRGVDVGAKREIYQLMNELTDRGVAIIMVSSELPEVLGMSDRILVFREGQLTGEVSKKEATQEKIMTLATGGQEDE, encoded by the coding sequence ATGCAAATTAGCATGAGAGACATTCATAAAGCATTTGGAGCGAACAAAGTGCTTGAAGGCGTGAATATCGACATTCAAAATGCCGAAGTTCATGCCCTTATGGGAGAGAATGGAGCGGGGAAGTCAACGCTCATGAACATTCTAACTGGTCTTCATAAGAAAGATCATGGAACAATTGTGATCGATGGAAAAGAAAGGGTTTTTGATAATCCGAAAGAAGCTGAAGAAAATGGTGTTGCTTTTATTCATCAAGAGCTGAACATCTGGCCAGAATTAACGGTATTAGAGAATTTATTCATTAATAAGGAACCGGTTACATCTTTTGGACTTATTCATACGAAAAAAATGAAAGCGATTGCGAATGAGCAGTTTAATAAACTAGCAATCTCCATTCCTCTTTACCAGGAAGCAGGAAAATGTTCCGTTGGAGAGCAGCAGATGATTGAAATTGCAAAGGCATTAATGACAGATGCGAAAGTGATTATTATGGATGAGCCCACAGCAGCACTAACGGAACGTGAGATTCAAACGCTGTTCCAGGTGATTCGCTCACTAAAGAAAAGCGGCGTTTCCATTGTCTACATTTCCCATCGTATGGAAGAGATCTTCACAATCTGTGACAGCATTACCGTCATGCGAGATGGAAAAACAGTTGATACAAAAGCGATACCAGATACGAATTTTGATGAAGTCGTTCGAAAAATGGTTGGGCGAGAATTAACTGATCGCTTTCCTGAACGTTCTCCAAAACCTGGTGAAACGATGTTAGAAGTAAAAGGCCTCGGTAGAAATGGCGTGTTTGAGAATGTCAATTTCTCCGTAAGGTCCGGTGAGATCGTTGGTGTTTCGGGGTTAATGGGTGCTGGTCGAACTGAAGTCATGCGGACGATTTTTGGACTGGATGGAAAATACACTGGCGATATTTTCATTAGTGGTAAAAAAGTAGTCATTAAAAATCCTTCTCAGGCAGTTCAACTAGGACTTGGTTTTATTACAGAAGATCGAAAAGAAGAGGGACTTGTGCTCGATTTCTCACTGAAAGATAATATCGCGTTACCGAGTCTTTATAGCTTTGCTCCGAAAGGCTTAATCAATGAAAAAAGCGAGCTGGACTTTGTTGAGCTTCTCATTAAAAGGCTAACGATTAAAACAGAGTCTGCTCGAACAAGTGCTAAAAACCTTTCTGGAGGTAATCAACAAAAAGTGGTTATCGCTAAATGGATTGGAATCGGACCTAAAGTATTGATTTTAGATGAGCCTACTCGTGGTGTTGATGTTGGAGCAAAGCGTGAGATTTATCAGTTAATGAATGAGTTAACGGATCGCGGGGTTGCTATTATCATGGTTTCCTCTGAACTACCGGAAGTGCTTGGTATGAGTGATCGGATTCTTGTTTTTCGTGAAGGTCAACTGACTGGAGAAGTATCCAAGAAGGAAGCAACGCAAGAGAAAATAATGACGCTGGCAACAGGAGGTCAAGAAGATGAATAA